From Meles meles chromosome 5, mMelMel3.1 paternal haplotype, whole genome shotgun sequence, one genomic window encodes:
- the AKIRIN2 gene encoding akirin-2 codes for MACGATLKRTLDFDPLLSPASPKRRRCAPLSAPTSAAASPSSAAAATAASFSAAAASPQKYLRMEPSPFGDVSSRLTTEQILYNIKQEYKRMQKRRHLETSFQQTDPCCTSEAQPHAFLLSGPASPGTSSAASSPLKKEQPLFTLRQVGMICERLLKEREEKVREEYEEILNTKLAEQYDAFVKFTHDQIMRRYGEQPASYVS; via the exons ATGGCGTGCGGAGCCACTCTGAAAAGGACTCTGGATTTCGACCCGCTGCTGAGCCCGGCGTCCCCGAAACGGAGGCGATGTGCGCCATTGTCGGCGCCCACCTCGGCTGCTGCCTCTCCGTCGTCGGcggccgccgccaccgccgcctcCTTCTCGGCTGCCGCCGCCTCGCCGCAGAAGTATCTCCGAATGGAGCCGTCCCCCTTTGGCGACGTCTCCTCCCGCCTCACCACAG AACAAATTCTGTACAACATAAAACAAGAGTATAAACGCATGCAGAAGAGAAGACATTTAGAAACTAGTTTCCAACAGACAGATCCATGTTGTACTTCTGAGGCACAACCACATGCATTTCTCCTCAGTGGACCAGCTTCACCAG GGACTTCATCTGCAGCATCCtccccattaaaaaaagaacagcccTTATTCACTCTACGGCAGGTTGGGATGATCTGTGAACGTTTGTTGAAAGAACGTGAAGAGAAAGTTCGAGAAGAGTATGAAGAAATATTGAACACAAAACTTGCAG AACAATATGATGCATTTGTGAAGTTTACGCATGATCAAATAATGCGACGATATGGAGAACAGCCTGCTAGTT ATGTTTCATGA